In Myripristis murdjan chromosome 9, fMyrMur1.1, whole genome shotgun sequence, the following proteins share a genomic window:
- the pxnb gene encoding paxillin, protein MDDLDALLADLESTTSHISKRPVFLPDETPYSIPTGGQSYQDVSVPPPVPPPPSAEALNGSLVDTPGSHHSSQQSLGSAQKSSWSRDSSSPPLSHIEEDHVYSFPNKQKSSDTSTAAMTSALGSNLSELDRLLLELNAVQQNSPSFPTTEEAAPPLPSCSITHYENGSTPDIMVSPPPQEKPKRNGTRPDEGRPTVESLLDELEGSVPSPSPSPSNLHSDLDSSQQQARISASCATRELDELMASLSDFKIMAQGKGGVPGGPPTQVNKLDNMLGSLQSDLNKLGVQTVAKGVCGACSKPIVGQVVTAMGRTWHPEHFVCTHCQEEIGSRNFFERDGQPYCERDYHNLFSPRCYYCNGPILDKVVTALDRTWHPEHFFCAQCGSFFGPEGFHEKDGKAYCRKDYFDMFAPKCGGCARAILENYISALNCLWHPECFVCRECFTPFVNGSFFEHDGQPYCEVHYHERRGSLCSGCQKPITGRCITAMSKKFHPEHFVCAFCLKQLNKGTFKEQNEKPYCQGCFVKLFS, encoded by the exons ACGCATTGTTGGCGGACCTGGAATCTACGACATCCCACATTTCAAAGCGACCGGTGTTCCTGCCTGACGAGACGCCCTACTCCATCCCCACCGGAGGACAGTCTTACCAGGATGTGTCAGTCCCACCCCCagtccctccccctccctcagcTGAGGCTCTGAACGGTTCCCTGGTAGATACTCCAGGCTCCCACCACTCCTCACAACAG TCTTTAGGTTCAGCACAGAAGAGCTCATGGTCCAGGGACAGTAGCAGTCCTCCACTGTCCCACATTGAAGAGGACCACGTCTACAG TTTCCCAAACAAACAGAAGTCATCAGACACGTCCACGGCAGCGATGACCTCTGCCCTCGGCAGTAACCTATCAGAGCTGgacaggctgctgctggagctcaaTGCTGTGCAGCAGAACTCCCCTTCCTTCCCCACTACAG AAGAGGCAGCTCCACCCCTACCATCCTGCAGCATCACCCACTATGAGAATGGCAGCACCCCTGACATCATGGTGAGCCCTCCCCCTCAGGAGAAACCGAAGAGGAATGGAACGAGACCAGACGAGGGCCGACCCACTGTGGAGAGTCTGTTGGATGAGCTGGAGGGCTCTGTGCCTTCACCCAG ccCCAGCCCCTCCAATCTCCACAGTGATTTGGATTCCTCTCAGCAACAAGCCAGAATTTCTGCTTCTTGTGCCACAAGAGAGCTTGACGAACTCATGGCCTCGCTGTCTGACTTCAAG ATTATGGCACAAGGAAAGGGTGGAGTTCCCGGTGGCCCCCCAACGCAGGTTAATAAGCTGGACAACATGCTTGGCAGCCTGCAGTCTGACCTCAACAAGCTGGGTGTGCAGACAGTGGCCAAAGGAGTGTGTGGAGCCTGCTCTAAGCCCATTGTGGGGCAG GTGGTGACTGCCATGGGGCGCACATGGCACCCTGAGCActttgtgtgcacacactgtCAAGAGGAGATAGGTTCCAGGAACTTCTTTGAGCGCGACGGACAGCCCTACTGTGAGAGAGACTACCACAACCTGTTCTCCCCACGCTGCTACTACTGCAATGGACCCATACTGGAT AAAGTTGTGACGGCTTTGGATAGGACATGGCATCCTGAACACTTCTTCTGCGCTCAGTGTGGATCATTTTTTGGCCCAGAGg GATTCCATGAGAAGGATGGAAAAGCTTATTGCAGGAAGGATTACTTTGACATGTTTGCACCAAAATGTGGTGGTTGTGCCAGAGCCATTCTGGAGAACTACATCTCGGCACTGAACTGCCTTTGGCATCCTGAGTGTTTCGTGTGCAGG GAGTGCTTCACCCCATTTGTGAATGGAAGTTTCTTTGAGCATGATGGCCAGCCCTACTGTGAAGTGCACTACCATGAGCGCCGTGGTTCCCTCTGTTCTGGCTGTCAGAAGCCCATCACTGGCCGCTGCATCACAGCCATGTCGAAGAAGTTCCACCCAGAGCACTTTGTCTGCGCCTTTTGCCTCAAGCAACTGAATAAAGGCACCTTTAAGGAGCAAAATGAGAAGCCCTATTGCCAGGGGTGCTTTGTGAAGCTCTTCAGCTAG
- the gcn1 gene encoding eIF-2-alpha kinase activator GCN1: MAADTQVTDTLKKFAVKVTTASVKERKEILGELKQCISGKELPEPAIKGLCKLFCLTPHRYRDAASRRELLSVIALLAESQPDILAASLLHCLLNSGIISKTGEPSKSTGSAAFTGLSWTCLLVRIVFSTPEKREGPVWKKTVEVQSLFLAEVVGGAQATALKSGLKNLSQLWKASPGLVDQYISTLLSLEQSPTTLVMLGVCLDFCAAQKDMATIQKYKSPLLDLYVKSVLMSKTRPQQHILDKSGSLMRHVSHSEFKELLLPAMQKTMLRSPENAMQTVSCLLATVTLDLSQYAMDIGKAIASQLKANNPQLMEEAVQAMQNLSQQCSDPTAVQDTVTHLFKILGGSEGKLTVVAQKMSVLSGIASCSHHAVSGTSSQTLSSAVAVMFIPYLQQEVHEGTLVHAVSVLSQWTSRLTVEVPTALLDWLKKAFSLKTSTSLVRHAYLQAMLGIFKGDCLAQASDLVPLLLQTVEKAAAQNSQHALLAEGVAASVLLSRLSLLETQAEAKFTSFWNLVLDEKKPLFTTEKFLSQATEETLYTVLLLCERLFLDHAHRLNASKSQMYHHAAVAVLLSRVWRVRKRAQQTVRKLLSSLGGSSLAHGLLGELRVVINKHKVLPQDVLVSETGELTELGRSYIPPRVLLEALCVICSAASQWGDLAEAENMAMEILIVTHHPSIVEVRPGLWPLLLSTMNIKAEEFIEKNLENILPRLLEVNADNQAVKNAVGALSGLSPTKLLPRVLDHVTQWLSRPALLQVTREEYAIMLTPEGELYDKSIIQSAQQESTKKGNMKRENKAYSYKEQIIELELQEEIKKKKGIKDEVQLTSKQKEMMQAQLEKEASIRKRLQGLDMELQSVVGLLEAALIERPPQISWQLPAVLQVLMPLLHSTLAAPRLQQVFLDIGVCLMPKHLHYLAELVGHVTLRLLKPECELDKAWGQEDLDTAAHRTVLLLHSHTVPQREAKAADIAPLSAPAFSFCFPLLNAMLRESSGSTEETESMMTRALQVINEHAQLRADTDSTDTLIDENGPELLPRVNMLLLLTRVISTATPRLQVLASQCLTALCASAGGEKGCAVAEQPEIDVLLDALLSPCFAVRDAALRGLLEMEFALPTDSTEASGLSLLRRLWVARFDVEEEGRALAEKLWESLCLELVPELCSLLIGDTTHHEEAVRSAGAEALSSAVSQYREQSAAVLGQLTELYHQKLYRPPPVLDALGRVISEAPPDQWEARCGIALALNKLSQYLDESQVTPLFLFFVPDALNDRHTEVRRCMLDAALSALNTHGKDNVSSLLPVFEEFLKNAPQDASYDSVRQSVVILMGSLAKHLDKSDPKVKPIVAKLITALSTPSQQVQESVASCLPPLVPAIKEDAAGIVRNLLQLLLESDKYAERKGAAYGLAGLVKGLGILALKQQDIMTTLTDAIQDKKNFRRREGALFAFEMLCNMLGKLFEPYVVHVLPHLLLCFGDGNQYVREAADDCAKAVMRNLSAHGVKLVLPSLLVALEEESWRTKAGSVELLGAMAYCAPKQLSSCLPSIVPKLTEVLTDSHVKVQKAGQQALRQIGSVIRNPEILAITPILLDALTDPSRKTQTCLQTLLDTKFVHFIDAPSLALIMPIVQRAFQDRSTDTRKMAAQIIGNMYSLTDQKDLSPYLPSVIPGLKASLLDPVPEVRTVSAKALGAMVKGMGESCFEDLLPWLMETLASEQSSVDRSGAAQGLAEVMAGLGVEKLDKLMPDVVQTASKVDIASHVRDGYIMMFIYLPLTFGDKFTPYVGPIIPCILKALADENEYVRDTALRAGQRIISMYAETAIALLLPELEQGLFDDLWRIRFSSVQLLGDLLFHISGVTGKMTTETASEDDNFGTAASNKAIIGALGAERRNRVLSGLYMGRSDTQLVVRQASLHVWKIVVSNTPRTLREILPTLFTLLLGFLASTCPDKRTIAARTLGDLVRKLGEKILPEIIPILEEGLRSDKSDERQGVCIGLSEIMKSTSKDAVLVFSESLVPTVRKALCDPLEEVREAAAKTFEQLHATIGHQALDDILPALLKQLDDEETAEFALDGLKQVMAVKSRSVLPYLVPKLTAPPVNTRVLAFLSAVAGDALTRHLGVILPALLSSLKEKLDTEDGAQELCSCQTVILSVEDEVGQRIIIEDLLEATRGTDPGLRQAAVTMLNAYFARTRLDYSAHTRTLLSGLIRLLNDPNTEVLVQSWDTINSITKKLDASSQLALIDDLHRDIRSAAADVKGQHLPGFCLPKKGVTCILPVLREGVLTGSPEQKEEAAKALGGVIRLTSPEALRPSVVNITGPLIRILGDRFAWTVKTALLETLTLLLAKVGIALKPFLPQLQTTFLKALQDSSRAVRLRAAEALGQLVSIHTKVDPLFTEQLSAIRNAEDSGVRETMLQALRFVIQGAGSKVDPTIRKNITTTLLGMLGHDEDATRMSSAGCVGELCAFLSEEELRTVLLQHILADVSGVDWMVRHGRSLALAIAVKSAPEKLCVEEYSDSVAESILANATADRIPIATSGIRAMGYLMRHQLRAEGSAGVSQRVTTQFVKCLQNQSSDIRLVSERVLWWVFRDPATPSMEAGLIKPLVKSLLDNTKDKNTSVRAQSEHTIVSLLRLRQGEETMQSVTAILDSASNDLLSECHRRSLKKIASLPDSNEEIDDTILT; encoded by the exons ATGGCAGCGGACACGCAG GTCACAGACACACTCAAGAAATTTGCTGTGAAAGTGACCACAGCCAGTGTGAAGGAGCGTAAAGAGATTCTGGGAGAGTTGAAGCAGTGTATAAGTGGCAAAG AGTTACCAGAGCCTGCCATCAAAGGCCTATGCAAGCTCTTCTGCCTCACTCCTCACAGATACAG GGATGCTGCATCTCGGAgagagctgctctctgtcatcGCTCTGCTAGCTGAGAGTCAACCTGACATCCTAGCGGCCAGCCTCCTCCACTGCCTTCTCAACAGCGGAATCATCAGCAAAACTGGAGAACCCAG TAAGAGCACAGGCTCTGCAGCCTTCACCGGCTTGTCTTGGACCTGCCTCTTAGTCCGCATCGTGTTTTCCACtccagagaagagagaaggcCCCGTTTGGAAGAAAACG GTGGAAGTTCAGAGTCTTTTTCTGGCTGAGGTAGTAGGAGGAGCTCAGGCCACAGCTCTGAAGTCGGGCCTGAAGAACCTCAGCCAACTATGGAAGGCA AGCCCTGGTCTTGTGGATCAGTACATCAGCACTCTGCTGAGTCTGGAGCAGAGCCCCACAACTCTGGTCATGCTAGGGGTGTGTTTGGACTTCTGTGCAGCTCAGAAAGACATGGCCACCATACAGAAGTATAAG AGTCCCCTGCTGGACCTGTACGTGAAGTCAGTCCTTATGAGCAAGACGAGACCACAGCAACACATACTGGACAAAAGTGGCTCCTTAATGCGCCATGTCTCCCACTCCGAGTTCAAGGAGCTGCTGCTCCCCGCCATGCAGAAGACCATGCTCCGCAGCCCAGAGAACGCAATGCAGA CCGTTTCCTGCCTGCTGGCCACAGTGACGCTCGACCTCAGTCAGTATGCCATGGATATTGGAAAGGCAATAGCAA GCCAGCTGAAGGCTAACAACCCCCAGCTGATGGAGGAGGCAGTCCAGGCCATGCAGAACCTGTCCCAGCAGTGCAGTGACCCCACCGCTGTGCAAGACACCGTCACACACCTCTTCAAGATCCTTGGAG GATCAGAGGGGAAGCTTACAGTTGTTGCCCAGAAGATGAGCGTGTTGTCCG GCATTGCCAGCTGCAGTCATCATGCTGTGTCAGGAACCTCCAGCCAGACTCTGAGCTCTGCAGTTGCTGTTATGTTCATCCCTTATTTACAACAAGAAG TCCACGAGGGCACCTTGGTGCATGCTGTGTCGGTGCTTTCCCAGTGGACCAGCCGTCTCACGGTGGAAGTTCCCACTGCTCTGTTGGACTGGCTGAAGAAAGCCTTCAGCCTCAAGACCTCCACCTCTCTGGTCAGACATGCCTACCTGCAGGCCATGCTGGGTATCTTCAAAG GTGACTGTCTGGCCCAGGCCTCAGACTTggtgcctctcctcctccaaacTGTGGAGAAGGCTGCAGCCCAGAATTCCCAGCATGCTCTGCTTGCAGAGGGTGTGGCAGCTTCTGTTCTCTTGAGTCGATTGTCTCTGCTGGAGACACAGGCAG agGCAAAATTTACCAGTTTTTGGAATCTGGTCTTGGATGAGAAGAAGCCACTATTTACCACAGAGAAGTTCTTGTCACAAGCCACTGAAGAaa CTTTGtacacagtgctgctgttgtgtgaaaGGCTCTTCCTGGACCATGCCCATAGGCTCAACGCCAGCAAATCACA AATGTACCACCATGCTGCAGTGGCCGTGCTGTTGTCCCGGGTGTGGCGTGTGAGGAAGCGGGCACAGCAGACTGTCAGgaagctgctctcctctctgggtGGATCCAGCCTGGCCCACGGCCTTCTGGGAGAACTCCGAGTTGTCATTAACAAACACAAA GTTTTGCCGCAGGATGTCCTGGTGTCAGAGACAGGAGAGCTGACTGAGCTGGGCCGGAGTTACATTCCCCCACGTGTCCTGCTGGAGGCGCTGTGTGTCATCTGCTCTGCCGCCAGCCAGTGGGGTGACTTGGCCGAGGCTGAGAACATGGCCATGGAGATCCTCATCGTCACTCACCACCCCTCCATAG TTGAAGTTCGTCCCGGCCTCTGGCCTCTTCTGCTGTCCACCATGAATATAAAGGCAGAGGAGTTCATAGAAAAGAACCTGGAGAATATTCTTCCACGCCTCCTGGAGGTCAACGCCGACAACCAG GCGGTGAAGAACGCTGTTGGTGCCCTGTCCGGTCTTTCCCCAACCAAACTGCTGCCACGGGTTTTGGATCACGTGACTCAGTGGCTTTCCCGGCCTGCACTTCTTCAGGTGACCAGGGAGGAGTACGCCATCATGCTGACACCTGAGGGCGAGCTTTACGACAAGAGCATCATCCAGAG TGCACAGCAGGAAAGCACCAAGAAAGGCAACATGAAGAGGGAGAACAAGGCCTACTCCTACAAGGAACAGATCATtgagctggagctgcaggag gagataaagaagaaaaaaggcatCAAAGATGAGGTGCAGTTGACCAGCAAACAAAAGGAGATGATGCAAGCCCAACTTGAAAAGGAGGCTTCCATTCGCAAGAGACTTCAAGGG TTGGACATGGAGTTGCAGAGTGTGGTGGGTCTGCTTGAAGCTGCTTTGATAGAAAGACCTCCTCAGATCTCCTGGCAGCTGCCTGCTGTCCTCCAGGTCCTAATGCCCCTGCTCCACTCTACTCTGGCCGCACCACGCCTCCAGCAGGTCTTCTTGGACATCGGAGTTTGCCTAATGCCCAAACACCTTCACTATCTAG CTGAGCTTGTGGGACATGTGACTTTGCGGCTACTGAAACCTGAGTGTGAACTGGACAAGGCCTGGGGACAGGAAGACCTGGACACAGCGGCCCACCGCaccgtgctgctgctgcacagccaCACCGTCCCACAGAGAGAGGCCAAGGCCGCTG acaTAGCTCCACTGTCTGCTCCAGCCTTCTCCTTCTGCTTCCCTCTTCTCAACGCCATGCTCAGGGAGTCATCAGGCAGCACCGAGGAGACAGAGAGCATGATGACCAGAGCTCTGCAAGTCATCAACGAGCATGCTCAGCTTCGGGCTGACACTGACAGTACAGACACACTCATTGATGAG AATGGCCCAGAGCTGCTTCCACGTGtcaacatgctgctgctgctgacgaGAGTGATTTCCACAGCAACACCCAGACTTCAG gtgttggcGTCGCAGTGCCTGACTGCGCTGTGTGCCAgtgctggaggagagaaaggctGCGCGGTGGCAGAGCAGCCCGAGATCGATGTCCTGCTGGACGCCCTGCTCTCGCCCTGCTTCGCTGTCCGAGACGCTGCTCTCAGG GGGCTGTTGGAAATGGAGTTTGCCCTGCCGACAGACAGCACAGAAGCCAGCGGGCTGAGTTTGCTGCGCAGACTGTGGGTTGCCAGATTTGATGTTGAGGAGGAGGGACGAGCGTTGGCCGAGAA GCTCTGGGAGTCTCTGTGTCTGGAGTTGGTCCCTGAGCTCTGCTCCTTGCTGATCGGGGACACCACCCACCACGAGGAGGCTGTCCGCTCTGCCGGGGCTGAGGCTTTGTCCAGCGCTGTGTCCCAGTACAGAGAACAGTCTGCTGCGGTGCTCGGCCAGCTCACTGAGCTCTACCACCAGAAGCTCTAT aggCCGCCTCCTGTCCTGGATGCTCTGGGCAGAGTCATCTCTGAAGCTCCTCCTGACCAATGGGAGGCCAG GTGTGGTATTGCCCTGGCTCTGAACAAGCTGTCCCAGTATCTGGATGAATCTCAGGTcacccctctcttcctcttctttgtcCCCGATGCTCTGAACGACCGCCACACCGAGGTGCGACGCTGCATGTTGGACGCTGCCCTCTCAGCTCTCAATACACATGGAAAG GACAACGTGAGTTCCCTGTTGCCGGTTTTTGAGGAGTTTCTGAAGAACGCCCCTCAGGATGCCAGCTACGATTCTGTCCGTCAGAGTGTGGTCATCCTCATGGGCTCCTTGGCCAAACATCTGGACAAAAGTGACCCCAAGGTCAAGCCCATTGTGGCCAAACTTATTACTGCACTCTCTACGCCTTCGCAACAG GTCCAGGAGTCTGTGGCCAGTTGTTTACCTCCGCTGGTTCCTGCCATCAAGGAAGACGCTGCAGGGATTGTCAGgaacctgctgcagctgctgctggagagcgACAAGTACGCCGAGAGGAAGGGGGCGGCCTACGGACTGGCCGGCCTGGTCAAAGGTCTCGGCATCCTGGCTCTCAAACAGCAGGACATCATGACCACCCTGACCGACGCCATCCAAGACAAGAAGAACTTCAGACGGAGAGAAG GAGCGCTGTTTGCCTTTGAGATGCTGTGTAACATGTTGGGGAAGCTGTTTGAGCCCTACGTTGTCCATGTGCTGCCACACCTCCTGCTCTGCTTTGGAGACGGTAACCAGTACGTCAGAGAG GCTGCAGATGACTGTGCCAAGGCTGTGATGAGGAACCTGAGTGCCCACGGGGTGAAGCTGGTGCTCCCCTCTCTGCTGGTGGCACTGGAGGAGGAGTCCTGGAGGACTAAAGCAG GGTCGGTGGAGTTGTTGGGTGCCATGGCTTACTGTGCTCCCAAGCAGCTGTCCTCCTGCCTGCCCAGCATCGTGCCAAAGCTGACTGAGGTGCTGACCGACTCCCATGTGAAGGTGCAGAAGGCCGGCCAGCAGGCCCTCCGACAGATCGGCTCCGTCATCCGCAACCCTGAAATCCTGG CCATAACCCCCATCCTGCTGGATGCTCTCACTGATCCGTCCCGAAAGACGCAGACATGCCTGCAGACGCTGCTGGACACCAAGTTTGTCCACTTTATCGATGCTCCCTCCCTGGCTCTCATCATGCCCATCGTCCAGAGAGCCTTCCAGGATCGCTCCACAGACACTCGCAAGATGGCCGCTCAAATCATCGGCAACATGTACTCCCTTACTGACCAGAAG GATCTGTCCCCATACTTGCCTAGTGTCATTCCTGGACTCAAGGCCTCTCTGCTGGACCCCGTGCCTGAG GTGCGCACAGTGTCAGCCAAAGCCCTGGGCGCCATGGTGAAGGGAATGGGTGAATCCTGCTTTGAAGACCTGCTGCCCTGGCTCATGGAGACGCTGGCCTCCGAGCAGAGCTCTGTGGATCGCTCTGGAGCGGCTCAAG GTCTGGCTGAGGTGATGGCTGGGCTGGGAGTGGAGAAGCTGGACAAGCTAATGCCAGATGTGGTGCAGACCGCCAGTAAGGTGGACATCGCATCCCATGTCAGAGACGGCTACATCATGATGTTCATCTACCTTCCCCTCACCTTTGGAGACAAGTTCACCCCCTACGTTGGGCCCATCATCCCATGCATTCTCAAG GCGTTGGCAGATGAGAATGAGTATGTGAGGGACACGGCGCTGCGAGCAGGCCAGAGGATCATTAGCATGTACGCTGAGACTGCTATCGCTCTGCTGCTGCCCGAATTGGAACAAGGCCTGTTTGATGACCTGTGGAGAATCAG GTTCAGCTCTGTGCAGCTGCTGGGAGATCTGTTGTTCCACATCTCTGGAGTGACAGGAAAGATGACAACAGAGACCGCCTCAGAGGATGACAACTTTGGAACGGCAGCATCCAATAAG GCCATCATCGGAGCTCTTGGAGCTGAGCGGCGAAACCGCGTCCTCTCTGGCCTCTACATGGGCCGGTCAGACACCCAGCTGGTGGTGCGACAGGCTTCCCTGCATGTGTGGAAAATCGTGGTGTCCAACACTCCCCGAACCCTCAGAGAGATCCTGCCCACCCTCTTCACCCTGCTGCTGGGCTTCCTGGCCTCCACCTGCCCTGACAAGAGAACG ATTGCTGCTCGGACGCTGGGCGATTTGGTAAGGAAGCTGGGAGAGAAGATTCTCCCTGAGATCATTCCCATCCTGGAGGAGGGGCTGCGCTCCGACAAGAGTGACGAAAGACAGGGCGTCTGCATCGGCCTCAGCGAGATCATGAAGTCCACCAGCAAAGATGCG GTGCTTGTCTTCTCGGAGTCACTTGTCCCCACTGTGAGGAAGGCTCTCTGTGACCCCCTGGAAGAGGTACGAGAGGCTGCAGCCAAAACCTTTGAGCAGCTCCACGCTACCATCGGCCACCAGGCGCTGGATGACATCCTGCCTGCTCTGCTGAAACAGCTG GACGATGAGGAGACAGCGGAGTTTGCCTTGGATGGTCTGAAGCAAGTGATGGCGGTGAAGAGCCGCTCTGTGCTGCCTTACCTGGTTCCAAAG CTGACTGCTCCTCCTGTCAACACCCGGGTGTTGGCCTTCCTGTCCGCCGTGGCAGGAGACGCCCTGACACGCCACTTGGGGGTGATTCTGcccgccctcctctcctctctcaaaGAGAAGCTGGACACAGAGGATGGAGCACAG GAGCTGTGCAGCTGTCAGACAGTGATCCTCTCAGTGGAGGATGAAGTGGGCCAGCGCATCATCATAGAGGACCTGTTAGAGGCCACACGAGGCACTGACCCCGGCCTCAGGCAGGCTGCCGTCACCATGCTCAACGCCTACTTCGCCCGCACCCGTCTGGACTACAGCGCCCACACCCGCACCCTGCTGTCTGGCCTCATCCGCCTGCTCAATGATCCCAACACTGAGGTCCTGGTCCAGAGCTGGGACACCATCAACTCCATCACCAAG AAACTGGATGCGAGCAGCCAGCTGGCTTTGATTGATGATCTGCACCGAGACATTAGATCAGCCGCTGCAGATGTGAAGGGTCAGCACCTGCCTGGTTTCTGTCTGCCCAAGAAG GGTGTGACCTGCATCCTGCCGGTCCTCAGAGAGGGTGTGCTGACTGGCAGCCCTGAGCAGAAAGAAGAGGCAGCCAAAGCGCTCGGAGGGGTGATAAGACTGACCTCCCCCGAGGCGCTACGGCCGTCAGTGGTCAACATCACCGGACCGCTCATTCGTATCCTCGGAGACCGTTTTGCTTGGACAGTGAAAACTGCTCTGCTGGAGACTCTCACTTTACTACTGGCAAAG GTGGGCATTGCCCTGAAGCCTTTCCTGCCACAGCTCCAGACCACCTTCCTCAAGGCCCTGCAGGACTCGAGCCGTGCAGTGAGGCTGAGGGCGGCTGAAGCTCTGGGCCAGCTGGTCTCCATCCACACCAAGGTGGACCCACTCTTCACCGAGCAGCTGTCAGCCATTCGCAACGCCGAGGACTCGGGAGTCAG GGAGACTATGCTCCAAGCCTTAAGATTTGTCATCCAGGGGGCCGGGTCAAAGGTGGACCCAACCATCCGCAAGAACATCACCACCACATTACTTGGCATGCTGGGACATGATGAG GATGCAACACGTATGTCTTCAGCCGGCTGTGTCGGTGAGCTGTGTGCCTTCCtgtcagaggaggagctgaggactGTGTTACTTCAGCATATCTTGG CGGATGTTTCTGGCGTGGACTGGATGGTGCGTCATGGCCGCAGCCTGGCCCTGGCCATCGCAGTCAAGTCTGCCCCTGAGAAGCTGTGTGTGGAGGAGTACAGCGACTCTGTGGCAGAAAGCATCCTGGCCAATGCCACTGCCGACAGG atCCCCATTGCCACCAGTGGGATCAGGGCGATGGGATACCTGATGAGGCATCAGCTCAGAGCAGAGGGCAGCGCTGGTGTTTCTCAGCGAGTCACCACACAGTTTGTCAAG TGTCTTCAGAATCAGTCCAGTGACATCAGACTGGTGTCGGAGCGGGTGCTGTGGTGGGTGTTCAGAGATCCGGCGACGCCCTCCATGGAAGCCGGTCTCATCAAGCCGCTGGTCAAGAGCCTGCTG